Genomic segment of Candidatus Stygibacter australis:
GTTTGGAATTATAGAAATTCCTCCTCGCCAGTGATTTTGCCAACCTCTGATTATTGTTTCAGGAAAGGAACTGCTTAGTAATTCTTTTCCTTTATATTTAAGTGAAAACACACCAGGAAAGAATTCTGCTGAAGTCTGCATTTCCAGCTTTTCTCCCTTTAACACAATTATCTGTTTTCCAGACTGTTCATGCAAAGAAAACTGCATAGATTGCGGACAATTCAAGAATGTATTTTGTTTATAGGAATATTTTTTGGAAGCTTCTTCGATTTCCAGCGTAACTTTATTGTGGTGGGCAATTTTTTTCTGCCAGACACCACTGATGTAATGCTCTTCATGAAGCTGCTCTCCATCTCCCATCAGCCTGATGGTCTTCTCATCCATACTGTCATGAATGTCTGAATACCTAACTTCAATCTGCTTACCACAGAATGGATTACCATCATTAACTTTCAGTTCCTTTATCCTGATGATATCAGGATAATCACGGTTTCCAAAATACCAGTGATAATATTCCTGCCAATTCAAGAAATGATTTAACATGATGGTCTCTCCATAAATGGTTCTTGTCTCATTTGCTTCCAGTGCTCCCACTTTATAGAGTACGCGCTGCCACCATTCACCAAATTTGAATTCGTGCTGACTATCCCAGAGCATTGCCACGGATAAACCTTCATTCAGATAATAACTCCAACCAGAAGTTATCTGATCAGCTTTCAGTCCAAACCAGTATCGGTTTTTCTCTTCCAGGGTCATTTGAAGCATCTTCCCGTCATATAGAGCATGGGTAGCAGCAGAACCATAGGCAGTTTCCAAATGTTTAACATCAATATTCTCACCACTGATGTTTTCTATTTCCCAATTATGCTCCAAAACATTATCATATCTTAGTTTAAAAAGATGACTCACCTGCAACTGCCCATTCTTGCTTGTAAATTGTACTCGCATAACCACACTGTCAGCCAGCTCTTCAAAACTGATCTTGTCATGTACAGCATGCAGGAATTCTTTATCAAGAGGTTCGCATAGCCGAGGTAATTTCATAACCAACCAGTAATCTGTGTTTAGAACATTTAGTGACATGGCATAATAATTACCTGTATGGTTACATTTCAAAAAAACTGGACCATTTTGCAGAATTGAGTACTCTTGGTAGCTTCCATAAATGATAGAATTCAGGTCAGGAATGGCTGCTCTGAGTCTTTGTACATAGGTGATATTATCAATCTCGCTGTGCAGCTTAATATTGATCCGCTCATCATAGAAACAACCTTTTTCCAATCTTGCTTGAAGCTTGATGGTTTTGGTTTCCTTAGGCTTTAATTCTATAGATATCTCATTTTCATAGAAATGTAGAAATTCTGTATCTTTCAGTTCAGTAGAAAGCTGCTTTGTTTCTTTGAGGTTATTTCTCAATTGCAGATATAGATCTATGTTGCCAGGACGATATAGCCTTTGAATCTCGGCTTTGAGTGCTACCTGTACAGGAGCCTGTGGATTCAAACCCAGCTTGAGAGGTATAAGCTTGCCATTGATTTTCACATTAGCGATAACAGCCGGGCATTCATGCCCCTTTCTCTCAAAATCATCTTTCACCTCTATCCAGAAAGTTTCTGTTCGACTGCCAGATAAAGTGATTTCTCGTTTCTCATCAATTTCTATATCTGCTTCACCAGACATTTCTATCTTAATAATCAGAGGATCAGCAAGATTGTTTTTCAGCTCTAGTTGCACTTCCCGTTTGCCATAATATACCTTTTTGTCAGCAGCCTTCAGGTTCAGCTCAAAGTCATTACACTTTACCCGGCACAGTCCTTTAACATTAGCATCAAACACTGCTTCCAAGTACCTGTCATCCTTCTTCCAGCAGTAATGAAAAAACTCAAATCCGTTTTCCATATTACCATCTGGCTCCAGAGCCAGGTCACAATCAAAATCATTATACCAGTCTAATTTAGCAAAATAGGGCTGCAACAATTCCAGGTTAAGTAATAAGGGCAAATAATTCATCATATACATGGATGAATTACCGGTTTGCCAGCGAAATCCTGTCTTTTTGTATAAAGGTACAGCTTTAGTATTACCACTCCAGGAATGCAGGTCAAGTCTGTTATAACCTTGTTTAATTGTTGTTTCAAGGGTTTTAAGCAGTAATGCTTTACCATATTTCCTGCCCCAGAATTCAGGGATCACATTCAAAAGAGGAATATAGACTGCTTTTTTGTCATTGTATTCTTCCAGTTTGCAATAGCCTATCACTTTTTCATTATCATCTATAAGCAAATACAAAACCAGGCTGTCCGCATTAAGTTCTTCATTAAGCACTTTTTGCTCTGTCATATCCCACATATCGCCGTTCCAGCCTTCGGCACTGGCATTCCACATATCCGCAACGGAAGCAGCAAATTTAGACTCAAATTCTACAATTCTTGCTCCTTCCAGATTTATTTGTTTTATCTCCATCATTAATATCCTTTTGCTTCTGCCCTATCAAGATATATGATAAGGGCAATTTCATACTCCTCTGCTCCAGCCACTCAAATCCACAGGAAATATCTTTTTCATATTCTCCCATAAACCTGATCTCGATCTTATTATCGATCAGTGCCATTAATATCTCAGAGAGAGTATAGGTGAATTCATAATGCACAGGTGCTTCATATTCTGCACCCCCATAATAATCCATTCCATCACTCCACTCCCATGCTTCAGGATGAAAATAGGGTTGAGTGATTTCCACTTTTGTATTAGCATCGCCTTCCCAGGGCAATAAATTTGAGAATGGGTGAGAATCATAAATAAAGAATTCTCCGCCCGGCTTTAATAATCTGTTTACTATCGCAAAGAAACGCTTGATTTCTGGTAACCAGACTAAACCGCCTATTGTCATATAAACTAGATCAAAGCAGCCTGTATATTCATCTCCCAGGTCATAGACATCACTGCGAAGATAATCCACAGCAATATTGCATACTGAAGCCCGTTCTTTGGCTCCCTTTATGGCATTATCACTGATATCTACTCCCAGACAGAAATCTGCACCCATATTTTTGAGCGAAAGCAGTTCTCTACCATTATTACAGCAGAGATGAATGATCTTCTTACCTGCTATTCCCACATCCAGCAGCTTACCCAGTTCAGGTTCCTGCTGTATAATATAACCAGACTGTATGAAATTTGTGTCCCATTCTTCTTTTTTTGCCTTCTGATGATAGGGCATCACGGCATTCCAGGCTATCCGATTCTTTTCTGTTATCTCTTTCAGGTTCATTTCATTTTATCAAGTTCTTCCAACGGTTCATTCAGTTCTTCCGTACCCGGAACCACAAAACGCCCGTCTTTGATAATATCAAAGCGTTCTCCGCTTTCGGTTACGGCTGTGATGTATGCCAGTTCTTCATAGGGAAGCGTGATATCAGTATGCTTATTGGTATAAGCTTTGTTCATATCTGTCTTTCTCAGAATACTCACATCATTATCTCTGGCGATTATTTCTTTTCCGTCTGGATTGAATACAGGTTTATCTTCTTCCCAACTGAAGCAGGTATCACCAATCGCAAAATGGGGACCCATTTTCTCGATTATCAACACCGGCATCTGAGGTAATATATTAAATTTCTTTGCCATTAGATAGGCAAGAGTATTGGTTCCTATCGCAAATTCACCTAAGGGCAGTTTGACATGCGGAAGAAACAGACTTTCAAATACATATTTATGGTTCTTTTCGGCATCTTCATAGTTCGTGCAGGTATATTCAGTGGCAAAACCATCTTCAAAAGTCAGCTTCAAGTTATCATAATGCAGATCATTAAGGTAGATATCTGTAACATGCAATATTCCATTTGTCCCCTCCAGTTGAGGTGATGTGAATACTTCACCCACAGGAATATTCACATCTGCCCCACAGTTGCAAAAGTTACTTTGCTTTTCCGGGATCAGTAGTTTCTGCATCTGCACCCGGATATCAGTAAGGTTATCATCTTTACCTTTCACTTCCACATAATCAGCTTTATCCAGCACATCAATGATCTTCTGCTGGATAGTCTCCCAATGCTCAGATTCAAGCATATTTATCTCTGCTGTATTTTCAAATATCTCTGTGAACTGGTTTCCAATCTCTGGTACTGGAAAGCCGATTATGCAGAAACTGGTTTCTGAACGTGGTGCATATTTATCCCTGATCTGGCTACTATTAATGCTCAACCTTTTCATTAGCTGCTGTTGCTCTGGATCAAGTTTCAAGCATTCATCTTTCTGTTCAGGTGAGAATAATTTTTCACCAAATCTATCAAAATATATACCTCCGGAATAACCTTTCAGCAAATCTGCTGTCCTGGCACTTGCTTCGGCATATATACTTATCGATTGGTCAACTATCTCCTGATTAAGATAAATTGCGCTATCATAACGGTGATCAAAATTATACTGAGGATTTACCTTAGTGCTACCCACAAAAGTTATTAAAGCAGATAATCCGTGTCCTTTCAGCATACGGATAACCTTGCGAACTATTTGTTCCTGCCCAATATTATACATGACCCTTACAGTATCTTTGATGTGGTAATCCTTATTATCACTCTCGAAACCTTTGATATAGGCATCCACCAGCGTTTTAGCAAGTCTGGTCACCTTATCATCTGGATAATTGTTTAAGAATTTGGCAGTTTCTATTTCATTAGGCCCAATATAATGCAGATATTGATATAGATATCGCAAGTCAGTCAAATCTGATATCTCCACAATCTCCAGATATGCTCTGTTATCGGGTGAATATTGCTTTATCTGCTGATACTCTGCTCTATCATCATCTCTGCGCATCAGCGTCTCTTGAATGATCTCTTTCCAGATATCTGCTTCCCGCTTTGCCTGATACAGTTTTATCAACATGCTGCCAAATAGTGTGACCTCAAAATGCTGATTTTCAACTGCTTTATGATACAAAGGCTGGATCATTGCTGCTACCCCAACAACCAGTTTACCCATCTCTTCACCAAATTCCTGAACTGCGTAGGCCGGATTAGCAAAGCTTGTAGCATATTCCTCTACAGTCACCCCGGCAAACAGCTGCTTATTCAATGCCTGCAATTCGTCTATCTGATGATTAAGATAAAAACTCTCAGTCCAATCTTCTATTAACTGGCAGCTCATCTTGTATTTTAATCCCAGAAAATGGAAATACCTTTCCCAGTTGTCATTTTGTTCCCTGGTTTCCTCCAGCATTTCTTCACAATTCTGCAGAGCAATTTCATATTCCTCTTCGTATCTCCCATTGAGTTTTCTTTTTAATTCATCAAACATAGTATCTCCTTATATTTTCCAGTTTTTAAACTTATAGATATCTTCTTCATTCAAAAGCACTTTCATTACTACTCCCTCATTCCTATATTCCCTGTCCAAGACCACTCCCAGCTCATTCAAGTGAGATATGGTCTTCTGCTCAACGTGTGGAATAAGAATTTCAATAACGTGTGCAATATTCAATTTCTTATCTACTTCATCAAGTAAAATATCTAATCCCAGCTTTTCTGAGGCAGAAACAAGCAAAGATTCTGGATATTCTTCGCTTATATCCGCCTTCCTATCATCAGGTAAAATATCAGATTTATTAAAAATCAACATGCGTGGTATCTCGCCTGCCTTAATCTCTTCCAGCACAATATTCACATCTTTAATATGAGAATTATATTCCTCATCAGCTGCATCAACCACGTGCAAAAGCAGGTCAGCACCTATCACTTCCTGCAAAGTAGCTCGAAACGAGGCAACCAGATGATGAGGTAATTTTGAGATAAATCCCACCGTGTCTGATAATATCACATCTTTGCCCTTTCCCAGATTTATGGCTTTGGATGTAGATTCCAGTGTGGCAAATAACTTATCTTCCACCAGAACATTACCATCTGTGAGCGAATTGAACAAAGTTGATTTTCCGGCATTGGTGTATCCCACAATACACACTTTCTTAAAATGAGCTAAGCGATACTGCCTTTGCACTTCTTTCTGGTTGGCGATCTTCGCAAGGTCATGCCTGGCTTTCCTGATCTTGAGCCTAACATAACGTTTATCAAGTTCCAACTGCTTCTCTCCGCTTCCACGAGATATGCCACCAGTAGCTGCGGTACCTTTCTCACGATCAAGATGCTTCCACATATTTCTTAAACGGGGCAACTCATATTCATATCTTGCCAGATTTACCTGGATCCGGGCTTCCTTGCTCCTCACATGCTGCTGAAATATCTCAAGTATCACTTCTGTTCTGTCCATAATATCAATTTTGAACTCTTTACTGATATTTCTTATCTGTGAAGGTTGAAGATCATTTTCAAATATTAATACATCACCTTCTTCCATTTTTTCTGTTACTTCTTTCATGAAACCGCTTCCAGTATAATACTTTATCGTGGGCTTGTCACGCTTCTGAATATTTATGCTTTCTGTCTCCAGACCCATCGTTTTCACCAGCAGCTTAAGTTCCTGCATAGATTTTTCTTTCTCTTCCAGCGTATTTTCACATATCCCGATCAAGTGTGCCGTTTGTAATTTTGTCTCTACTTCTATTAATCCCTTGCTTTCTTTATGACTCATAACGCCTCCTATATAGCCTGGTACATCTCTTCCATAAACTGATTACGGTAAAGCTGCCAGTAATGACCTTTTTGCGCCAGTAACTCTTCATGGTTACCCATTTCTATTATTTTCCCTTTTGCTATCACCAGTATCCGGTCTGCTGATCTGATAGTGGATAATCTGTGAGCGACTATGAAGCTGGTTCGGTCATGCAATATCTGTTCGATTGCTCTCTGGATCATCTGCTCCGTTTCGGTATCAACTGATGAGGTAGCTTCATCCAGAACAAATATTGCCGGATTACCGATTATTGCCCGGGCAAATGAGATCAATTGCTTCTCACCTGATGAG
This window contains:
- the hflX gene encoding GTPase HflX, translated to MSHKESKGLIEVETKLQTAHLIGICENTLEEKEKSMQELKLLVKTMGLETESINIQKRDKPTIKYYTGSGFMKEVTEKMEEGDVLIFENDLQPSQIRNISKEFKIDIMDRTEVILEIFQQHVRSKEARIQVNLARYEYELPRLRNMWKHLDREKGTAATGGISRGSGEKQLELDKRYVRLKIRKARHDLAKIANQKEVQRQYRLAHFKKVCIVGYTNAGKSTLFNSLTDGNVLVEDKLFATLESTSKAINLGKGKDVILSDTVGFISKLPHHLVASFRATLQEVIGADLLLHVVDAADEEYNSHIKDVNIVLEEIKAGEIPRMLIFNKSDILPDDRKADISEEYPESLLVSASEKLGLDILLDEVDKKLNIAHVIEILIPHVEQKTISHLNELGVVLDREYRNEGVVMKVLLNEEDIYKFKNWKI
- a CDS encoding aminopeptidase, which translates into the protein MFDELKRKLNGRYEEEYEIALQNCEEMLEETREQNDNWERYFHFLGLKYKMSCQLIEDWTESFYLNHQIDELQALNKQLFAGVTVEEYATSFANPAYAVQEFGEEMGKLVVGVAAMIQPLYHKAVENQHFEVTLFGSMLIKLYQAKREADIWKEIIQETLMRRDDDRAEYQQIKQYSPDNRAYLEIVEISDLTDLRYLYQYLHYIGPNEIETAKFLNNYPDDKVTRLAKTLVDAYIKGFESDNKDYHIKDTVRVMYNIGQEQIVRKVIRMLKGHGLSALITFVGSTKVNPQYNFDHRYDSAIYLNQEIVDQSISIYAEASARTADLLKGYSGGIYFDRFGEKLFSPEQKDECLKLDPEQQQLMKRLSINSSQIRDKYAPRSETSFCIIGFPVPEIGNQFTEIFENTAEINMLESEHWETIQQKIIDVLDKADYVEVKGKDDNLTDIRVQMQKLLIPEKQSNFCNCGADVNIPVGEVFTSPQLEGTNGILHVTDIYLNDLHYDNLKLTFEDGFATEYTCTNYEDAEKNHKYVFESLFLPHVKLPLGEFAIGTNTLAYLMAKKFNILPQMPVLIIEKMGPHFAIGDTCFSWEEDKPVFNPDGKEIIARDNDVSILRKTDMNKAYTNKHTDITLPYEELAYITAVTESGERFDIIKDGRFVVPGTEELNEPLEELDKMK
- a CDS encoding GNAT family N-acetyltransferase yields the protein MMEIKQINLEGARIVEFESKFAASVADMWNASAEGWNGDMWDMTEQKVLNEELNADSLVLYLLIDDNEKVIGYCKLEEYNDKKAVYIPLLNVIPEFWGRKYGKALLLKTLETTIKQGYNRLDLHSWSGNTKAVPLYKKTGFRWQTGNSSMYMMNYLPLLLNLELLQPYFAKLDWYNDFDCDLALEPDGNMENGFEFFHYCWKKDDRYLEAVFDANVKGLCRVKCNDFELNLKAADKKVYYGKREVQLELKNNLADPLIIKIEMSGEADIEIDEKREITLSGSRTETFWIEVKDDFERKGHECPAVIANVKINGKLIPLKLGLNPQAPVQVALKAEIQRLYRPGNIDLYLQLRNNLKETKQLSTELKDTEFLHFYENEISIELKPKETKTIKLQARLEKGCFYDERINIKLHSEIDNITYVQRLRAAIPDLNSIIYGSYQEYSILQNGPVFLKCNHTGNYYAMSLNVLNTDYWLVMKLPRLCEPLDKEFLHAVHDKISFEELADSVVMRVQFTSKNGQLQVSHLFKLRYDNVLEHNWEIENISGENIDVKHLETAYGSAATHALYDGKMLQMTLEEKNRYWFGLKADQITSGWSYYLNEGLSVAMLWDSQHEFKFGEWWQRVLYKVGALEANETRTIYGETIMLNHFLNWQEYYHWYFGNRDYPDIIRIKELKVNDGNPFCGKQIEVRYSDIHDSMDEKTIRLMGDGEQLHEEHYISGVWQKKIAHHNKVTLEIEEASKKYSYKQNTFLNCPQSMQFSLHEQSGKQIIVLKGEKLEMQTSAEFFPGVFSLKYKGKELLSSSFPETIIRGWQNHWRGGISIIPNGVSSAILEQQKVDVKQEERLDNFGNIWQGFSYAMKFNEKVPVMDGVTMQYNYLVSPSQNVLAIFCEMIDTGGAYFTGFYASAGININEEQPVNFNCDNTILKVSERSMRKGNLSFASAKLDNCNYLMNFYTSKNHLCVTVGSQMGAVSDNFSIFGVEPGKIKASQPLYLVISEKKVSADELKILKNIKWS
- a CDS encoding methyltransferase domain-containing protein, whose translation is MNLKEITEKNRIAWNAVMPYHQKAKKEEWDTNFIQSGYIIQQEPELGKLLDVGIAGKKIIHLCCNNGRELLSLKNMGADFCLGVDISDNAIKGAKERASVCNIAVDYLRSDVYDLGDEYTGCFDLVYMTIGGLVWLPEIKRFFAIVNRLLKPGGEFFIYDSHPFSNLLPWEGDANTKVEITQPYFHPEAWEWSDGMDYYGGAEYEAPVHYEFTYTLSEILMALIDNKIEIRFMGEYEKDISCGFEWLEQRSMKLPLSYILIGQKQKDINDGDKTNKSGRSKNCRI